In Gallus gallus isolate bGalGal1 chromosome 8, bGalGal1.mat.broiler.GRCg7b, whole genome shotgun sequence, one DNA window encodes the following:
- the ZNF326 gene encoding DBIRD complex subunit ZNF326, with product MDYGEAEDRDWRFPDTPMHCGVNMPSGSVSDMDRDYGHGGYGGPRSMDSYLNQSYGMESHGGGGGGGGGGGNRFGPYESYDSGSSLGGRDLYRSGYGYNEPEQSRFGGSYGGRFDNSYRNSLDSFGGRNQGGSSWEAPYSRSKLRPGFMEDRGRESYSSYSSFSSPHMKPAPVGSRGRGTPAYPESGFGSRNYDAFGGPSTGRGRGRGHMGDFGGMHRPGIVVDYHNKPSPAAVAARGIKRKMMPQPYNKPGGTFIKKPKMTKPILKLTQKKSSNMKSSFQDSTIEEIEVDTSGAVVIYEDFTRDAYDVGYQTFGDSKGEGKSEEEEKRRIEARREKQRRRREKNSEKYGDGYRMAFTCSFCKFRTFEEKEIESHLESAAHQETLDHIQKQTKFDKVVMEFLHECMVNKFKKTAMRKQQTSNQTENAQAVEKDIMEGVTADDHMMKVETVHCSACSVYVPALHSSVQQHLKSPDHTKGKQAYREQIKRESVLTATSILNNPIVKARYELYVKGENPFEINDQAQEQQTEEEDKAEEPAEGEEEEEEEEEEETEEQTDFTLDHTEDN from the exons ACATGGACCGTGATTATGGGCATGGAGGCTATGGTGGCCCACGATCCATGGACTCTTACCTTAACCAGTCCTATGGGATGGAGAGTCATGGAGGTGGAGGcggaggaggtggtggtggtggtaacAG GTTTGGACCTTATGAGTCTTACGACTCCGGGTCTTCTCTGGGTGGGCGAGATCTGTACAGATCTGGCTATGGTTATAATGAACCCGAACAAAGCCGCTTCGGAGGTAGTTATGGTGGTCGATTTGACAACTCCTACCGGAATAGCCTTGACTCTTTCGGAGGTAGAAACCAGGGCGGGTCTAGCTGGGAAGCACCTTACTCCCGTTCAAAATTGAGGCCTGGGTTTATGGAggacagaggaagagagagtTACTCTTCCTACAGCAGTTTTTCTTCACCCCATATGAAGCCTGCACCTGTAGGCTCTCGGGGGAGAGGAACGCCTGCTTATCCTGAAAGTGGATTTGGAAGCAGAAACTATGATGCTTTTGGAGGACCATCAACAGGCAGAGGCCGAGGCCGAGGA CATATGGGTGACTTTGGAGGAATGCACAGACCTGGAATTGTTGTTGACTATCATAACaaacccagccctgcagcagttgctgcaagaggaataaaaaggaaaatgatgccACAGCCATACAACAAACCTGGTGGGACATTTATCAAGAAACCCAAAATGACAAAACCTATTTTGAAGTTGACACAGAAAAAATCATCTA ATATGAAGTCATCTTTCCAGGACTCTACTATAGAG GAAATTGAAGTGGACACAAGTGGTGCAGTTGTTATATATGAAGACTTTACAAGAGATGCGTATGATGTTGGGTATCAGACTTTTGGAG ATTCCAAAGGAGAAGGTAAAagtgaagaggaggaaaagcgGCGAATTGAGGCCAGAAGAGAGAAGCAAAGGcgtagaagggaaaaaaacagtgagaaataTGGTGATGGATACAG AATGGCATTTACTTGCTCATTTTGCAAATTTCGAAcatttgaagaaaaggaaattgaatCCCATCTGGAGAGCGCAGCTCACCAGGAAACACTGGATCATATTCAGAAGCAAACCAAATTTGACAAAGTAGTGATGGAGTTTCTTCAT GAGTGTATGGTGAATAAATTCAAGAAGACAGCTATGCGTAAACAACAGACTAGTaaccaaacagaaaatgctCAAGCTGTTGAAAAAGATATCATGGAAG GGGTTACTGCTGATGACCATATGATGAAAGTTGAGACTGTTCACTGCAGTGCTTGCAGTGTATATGTTCCTGCACTGCACAGTTCTGTTCAGCAGCACTTAAAGTCTCCTGAtcacacaaaaggaaaacaa GCCTacagagaacaaataaaaaggGAGAGTGTTCTTACTGCTACCAGTATCTTGAATAATCCAATAGTCAAGGCACGGTATGAGCTGTATGTGAAG GGTGAAAATCCTTTTGAAATCAACGATCAGGCTCAGGAGCAgcagacagaagaggaagacaAGGCTGAAGAGCCAGCTGAGGgcgaggaagaagaggaagaagaagaggaggaagaaactgaagagcaaACTGATTTTACTTTAGACCACACTGAAGATaattaa
- the ZNF326 gene encoding DBIRD complex subunit ZNF326 isoform X1: MDYGEDMDRDYGHGGYGGPRSMDSYLNQSYGMESHGGGGGGGGGGGNRFGPYESYDSGSSLGGRDLYRSGYGYNEPEQSRFGGSYGGRFDNSYRNSLDSFGGRNQGGSSWEAPYSRSKLRPGFMEDRGRESYSSYSSFSSPHMKPAPVGSRGRGTPAYPESGFGSRNYDAFGGPSTGRGRGRGHMGDFGGMHRPGIVVDYHNKPSPAAVAARGIKRKMMPQPYNKPGGTFIKKPKMTKPILKLTQKKSSNMKSSFQDSTIEEIEVDTSGAVVIYEDFTRDAYDVGYQTFGDSKGEGKSEEEEKRRIEARREKQRRRREKNSEKYGDGYRMAFTCSFCKFRTFEEKEIESHLESAAHQETLDHIQKQTKFDKVVMEFLHECMVNKFKKTAMRKQQTSNQTENAQAVEKDIMEGVTADDHMMKVETVHCSACSVYVPALHSSVQQHLKSPDHTKGKQAYREQIKRESVLTATSILNNPIVKARYELYVKGENPFEINDQAQEQQTEEEDKAEEPAEGEEEEEEEEEEETEEQTDFTLDHTEDN; encoded by the exons ACATGGACCGTGATTATGGGCATGGAGGCTATGGTGGCCCACGATCCATGGACTCTTACCTTAACCAGTCCTATGGGATGGAGAGTCATGGAGGTGGAGGcggaggaggtggtggtggtggtaacAG GTTTGGACCTTATGAGTCTTACGACTCCGGGTCTTCTCTGGGTGGGCGAGATCTGTACAGATCTGGCTATGGTTATAATGAACCCGAACAAAGCCGCTTCGGAGGTAGTTATGGTGGTCGATTTGACAACTCCTACCGGAATAGCCTTGACTCTTTCGGAGGTAGAAACCAGGGCGGGTCTAGCTGGGAAGCACCTTACTCCCGTTCAAAATTGAGGCCTGGGTTTATGGAggacagaggaagagagagtTACTCTTCCTACAGCAGTTTTTCTTCACCCCATATGAAGCCTGCACCTGTAGGCTCTCGGGGGAGAGGAACGCCTGCTTATCCTGAAAGTGGATTTGGAAGCAGAAACTATGATGCTTTTGGAGGACCATCAACAGGCAGAGGCCGAGGCCGAGGA CATATGGGTGACTTTGGAGGAATGCACAGACCTGGAATTGTTGTTGACTATCATAACaaacccagccctgcagcagttgctgcaagaggaataaaaaggaaaatgatgccACAGCCATACAACAAACCTGGTGGGACATTTATCAAGAAACCCAAAATGACAAAACCTATTTTGAAGTTGACACAGAAAAAATCATCTA ATATGAAGTCATCTTTCCAGGACTCTACTATAGAG GAAATTGAAGTGGACACAAGTGGTGCAGTTGTTATATATGAAGACTTTACAAGAGATGCGTATGATGTTGGGTATCAGACTTTTGGAG ATTCCAAAGGAGAAGGTAAAagtgaagaggaggaaaagcgGCGAATTGAGGCCAGAAGAGAGAAGCAAAGGcgtagaagggaaaaaaacagtgagaaataTGGTGATGGATACAG AATGGCATTTACTTGCTCATTTTGCAAATTTCGAAcatttgaagaaaaggaaattgaatCCCATCTGGAGAGCGCAGCTCACCAGGAAACACTGGATCATATTCAGAAGCAAACCAAATTTGACAAAGTAGTGATGGAGTTTCTTCAT GAGTGTATGGTGAATAAATTCAAGAAGACAGCTATGCGTAAACAACAGACTAGTaaccaaacagaaaatgctCAAGCTGTTGAAAAAGATATCATGGAAG GGGTTACTGCTGATGACCATATGATGAAAGTTGAGACTGTTCACTGCAGTGCTTGCAGTGTATATGTTCCTGCACTGCACAGTTCTGTTCAGCAGCACTTAAAGTCTCCTGAtcacacaaaaggaaaacaa GCCTacagagaacaaataaaaaggGAGAGTGTTCTTACTGCTACCAGTATCTTGAATAATCCAATAGTCAAGGCACGGTATGAGCTGTATGTGAAG GGTGAAAATCCTTTTGAAATCAACGATCAGGCTCAGGAGCAgcagacagaagaggaagacaAGGCTGAAGAGCCAGCTGAGGgcgaggaagaagaggaagaagaagaggaggaagaaactgaagagcaaACTGATTTTACTTTAGACCACACTGAAGATaattaa